GACCATCCGAGTCTGCCGCAGCGACCCAACTGCACTTCCGGGACCTGCTCCTGACGGAGAACGAGGTTAATCTCCCAGTCAAGTTCATCTCCAAGGTAGTTGCAGATGATCTCCGCTATCGACTTAAGGCCGGGAGCTGCGGGCAGAAGCGATTCGTAATGAGCCAGGCTGAGGGGACCCACAATGAGTCGGAACCGATGGTGCCACACTCTGACCCTCGCACCTGCAATAGCGTTGCTGTTCAGCGTGCCCGTGGCCGGGTCGTGGCCCAGGAGGCAGAGCGATATGCGGGGCAGATCCACCCACTTTGGGACAAATTCACGGATATCAACCGGCGCCTCGACGAAGCTGGCGAGGATGGCAGCGAGCCCCTCGGCGTTGCGGGTGTGTGAGGCGAGACGGCCGGTGAAGTGGAGTTTGGCCAGATCAGGCATAGCATCCCGCGCGCGCAGGGAGGTCATCCCGAAGCCGGCTAGCGCGCCGAGCTGAAGGGCAAATCGATCTTCTTGTGGCCTGTCATAGCTCACGGTCGGTTCGCCCTCCGCCCATGCGCGGAAGAAGAACGAGGCCATTCGATGATGAAAGGTATCAGCAAATCGGATCAGCGTCTCATCCGCGGCGTTGTGCTGCCGGAGAAGGGCGTACTCCGTCAGATGCAATGGGAGGGGACCGTGGGGTCCAAACAAGCCGAAGGCGTAGGTGGAGATTACGGGGTCGTTCTCCTCGTGCGCAGTCACGCCCGCGATCGATCGAGTCGGAAATGCAAGGGAGGGCTGCTGGGCGATCCGCACGCGATCCAGGCTGGGACCGCTCGATTCTCCCAGCCGAGGCCGATCTGAGCAGATTGCATCGATCCGCCGCAGAGCCTGGAAGAAGTCGCAGGCATGCGGTTCGGCCCTGAGCGAGCTTAGGAAGTCGCCGAGTGCCCCCGAAATCAAAGGATCGCCCGGCGGCCGGCCATCGTCGGCCATCGCATTACCTCCCCGCGCTGTAGCGTCGAGACGACCATCTCGGTGAAGCTGTTGATGGATACGTATTTCGCGAAGAACTGGTTGAGCACGGAGGCGAGCGGAAAGATGCCAACGCCTTCGAAGGCCGCTTCGTCCAGGATGATACCAACCTCAATCCCACGTGCTACGGCGGCTTGTCCACCGCTGGACAATCGCCTGACCGCAGGCCTGGACCGAATCTCCCGGATCCCGTCGATCTGCCGTGAGGCGAAGGCATTGACTGGATCGACGTAGAGGCGGAGGAGTTCACGTAGCGCTTCTGCGCCCCGGTGGTCGTTCCTATCGGAATTGCTGATCGAGAGGTAGTTCAGTGAAAGATGGCTAATTAATCGCCAAGTGATATCGCCATTGGCGAAGGAGTGGCGCGGTCGGCTCGGGGGCGATACGCACCGGGTGGCGGTAACTGGAGCGCCGATTTCCAGGGTGAAGTCTGTCACGTCCCGGCCGATCGGCAGCAGCAGCGCCAGATCCCGGTTCGAGCACAGGCAGTTTACAGACAAATGCCGGAGTTCCGCCGAATAGGGAGCCGCCTGGCGATCAACTAGAGAAACGAACGTTTCGCTGCCGATGTAGCCAGTCCGCGCGCCATTTAGACGCTGGTGCTCCGACATGAGGCGCTGCTCCCGGCGGATCGCGTAGTATCTGGAATGCTGCTCCTCCTGACCGTGCGCGCTGATGCTATAGAACGGGTAGAACCTCACGGGAGCCGCTTCGTTTTTCGCCCCGTCTCCGCTCATCTCGAGGATCGAGTGGACCTCAAAGTCGAGCGGCCTCATCCTGTCAACAATCACATGATGCTCGGTGTTCTTGTCGCTCACGTGGACGAGATCTGCCTGGCGTTCGAAGAGATTAATCGCGGGCGTTGCGAAGAGAACGATATTTTGGGGCCCGAGCTGTCGTTCCAGCCGTGGCTCGACACGTCTGAGTGCGAAGACGATCTCAAGGGTCTCGGCAGTTGACAGGGCTACTGCGTCTGCCAGCCCGCTAACCTCGACGAACAACGTCCGCTCCGCGAGGGCGAAATACTCCTGTAGGAGACGGTACCCGTCGAAAGAGCGTGGCACCTCGGGCAGGAGAGCACAGCTCGGCTCCAAACCGCGTTGCTGCAGCGCATGAACCGGAATCTTTTCCTGCCAAGGGATAGGCCGGCCGACCGGACGGGCTATGATATTGCATGCGTCACCGAGAAGCTGTTCGGCGAGTGCGGCGCCGATGCCACCGGGGCCTGTTAGGTGCAGTGTGAGAGCCTCTAGTCCGAGTTTATTGAACGGCATGCCATTGGTGGTACGAAGGCGTAGTCGCAAAGCAGCCTTCGCATCTTGCCGGGCCGGAAGATCCAGTGCGGCGATCTGCCCCGGCGTCGAAAAATAATCGGCAGCGCTCACCACAATTGGCCAGAGATGCACATCATGGGCCGTGCGGAACTCGCAATGTGTGACGGCGCCCGGAGCAAGACGGCCCAAAAGCTTGGTTCCCCGCGGCACGAGGTATCCATTTTCAAGTCGTCCGGCATCCTGGTCGGGCTCGAAACGGACGATCGTCATCGAGGGGAGCGGCGGTAGAAAATGCGGATAGACCATCTCCAGGAGGTGCTGGGTGAATTCCGGAAAGCGAGACTGAAGCTTCAATTGCACCCGCGCCGCCATGAAAGCGAAGCCTTCCAGAAGCCGCTCGACGTAGGGGTCGGCGACCTCCGCTGATTCCATCCCGAGCCGGGCGGCGACCTTCGGGAATGCACGGGCGAACTCGGCCCCCATCTCGCGCATATAAGCAAGTTCGTCGTTGTACAGTCGCAGGAGCCGGGGATCCATCAGCTTATCTCTGTACCGAGATGAACGCGGGCGGATTCGAGCTCGGAATCTACCTCCGTACGCATCACCATTCGCACCGGCAATGGCTGCGCCCACAGATCGGCTTCGATCCTAAAGCGAAAAGTGCCGCAACCCTGACCATCGTCCAGGACCGTGACCTTCAGGGTGTCCGGTAAGAGACGCGGCTCAAAGCGCTGAAGGCTCTCGATTATCGCTTCGCGCAATGCGCTCTTATCCATGCCTTCGCGAATTTGTCCGCTGAGAGGCCAGGCACCATAATTAAGTGCACTGGCCGCTACGTGAGGGTACGCTTGTAGATCTACGGTTGCACCCAATTGATTGGTGTTCAACAACCAGGAAACATCGCGTAGAATCACCTCTTCCAGTTGGCGAACAGAGAAGCTGCGCTTGTCCTGCGCTTCACACGAGCTGCGCGGCTCATCGTCCGTAAGCCGGTCCAGGAGGGATGGTTGCACGAGATCCCGCTTAACATCTCTGCCCATGTTACAATCTCCAGGTGCAATGGCGACGAGTCGATCTGTCGTTTTCGCGCGCAGCCCCGAATATTCCCGGGTTGCCGATGGCCCCATCAGCCGACGAGCCTATTGAAGTCGGTGCTGTTCGCGATTTGGTTCCAGATGCCCTCGCCAGCTTTGGTAAGAGCGCCTTTTTCATCCTGCCTGTAATAAATGACCTTGCAGGCGCCGAACCGGAATGTGATCGTCTCCTCGGGGGCCTCTTCCGCATAGGACCACTCGACCTTCTCGACTACCAGCATGTTGAAACTCCAGTGCAAGAACAGGTTCGATTCTGATGTAGCTTGTCCGCTCCCCGTCGCTTTGAAAAGTTTCAGTTCGACGCTATTGAAGTGGGCGCCGCGACCACAGGCAACGTACAGAGAGGGCGATGACGTATCCACCTGCTTCTTGATAGTGAAGACCTCGAATTCGGCCTTGCCCGCGCCCGCCCCGGCGGTATGAGGCCCAATGTTCAGCTTGTTTTCGAGTGAAAAGCTCCATTCGTCCGCTAGGGTGATACCGTCCTTTAGAATGATAGATTCGCCCTTGGGCAAAATGCCGTCCTTGGACGCTTGCGTGAATTTTATAACCGCGTCGAACGCCATGATGGACTTTCCTTTTCTCGTTGATCTGATTGGGCCTGGATTGCATCGGCCAGCCCGGGGCAGCTATTCCGGAGTTTTGGCGCCGAGAACGGAGCACAATCATCTGCGGGTTTTCTCAGTCCTTGCGGGCGGATGGCAGGCGCGAGACAAGTCTCAAAGAGATGGTTAGGCCTTCGAGCTGGTAGTGTGGCCGCATGTAAAATCTCGCAACGTAATATCCGGGATTATCTTCGACCTCTTCCACCTTGACCTCGGCTGAGGAGAGCGGCTGCTGTGCCTTACTCTCTTCGCTCCCAAGCTCGGGCGAGGGGTGGACATAGCCCTGAATCCATTGGTTGAGCCACTCCTCGACCTCGTGGCGCTCCTTGAACGTGCCAATCTTGTCCCGGACCATACACTTCAAATAATGTGCGAAGCGGCAGGTTGCGAAGATGTAGGGTAGCCGGGCACTGAGTTCGGCGTTCGCTGACGCGTCGGGGTCTTCGTATTTGACCGGCTTGTTAATAGTTTGAGCGCCAATAAATACGCCGAGGTCCGTGTTTTTGCGGTGCAACAGCGGTAGAAGACCGTTTTTGGACAGTTCGGCCTCACGGCGGTCGCTGATCGCGATCTCAGTGGGGCATTTTAGGTCGACGCCACCGTCGTCGCTGCGGAAGGTATGTACCGGCAGACCCTCGACCAGGCCGCCGGATTCGACGCCACGAATTCTGGAGAGCCAGCCATAGAGCTTGAACGAGCGCGTGATATTTACGCCCATGGCGTAGGCTGCGTTCGTCCAAAGGTATTTCTCGCTGTCGCCGCCGTCTGTGTCCTCCTCGAAGGCGAATTCATCGACCGGGTTGGTTTTGGCCCCGTAGGGCAGCCGGCCAAGGGTGCGTGGTAAGGTCAGGGCCACGTACCGAGAGTTCTCGCTCTCGCGGAACGCCCGCCAAGGGGCATGTTCGGGCGTGAGGAAGATTTTTGTGATGTCACGCGGGTTCGCAAGCTCACGCCAAGAATCCATCTGCAGCAGATGTGGTGAGACGGCAGATATAAGCGGTGAGTGGCTCGCCGCCGCGATCTGCGCCAGTCCCGAAAGCAACTCTACGTCCGGTGGGGTATGGTCGAAATAGTAGTCGGCAATCAGGCAGCCATAGGGTTCACCGCCGATTTGGCCGTATTCGTCTTCGTAAATTTTTTTGAATAGCGGACTCTGATCCCAGGTGACACCCTTATATTTCCGCAGAGTTCGGGACATCTCCACCTTTGAAACTGGGAGAACGCGAATCTTCAACGTTTCATCGGTTTCGGTGTTGATGGCAAGGTGATGCAAGCCCCGCCAAGCTGATTCCACGCGCTGGAAATTTTCGTGATGGAGGATCTCGTTGAGTTGTGCAGAAAGCTTCTGGTCGATCGAAGCAATCATTGCTTGGATAGTCGTGACGACATCGTCGCTGATTAGCGACGTGTTTTGAAGTGCCTGCTCGGCCAGTGTTCGGACGGCACTCTCCACCAAGTCACGGGAGTGGTCCGAGCGGATCTTGAACTCGAATCGAAGCATGCGGGTGAAATCGCCGAGATCAACGGTGGCGACCTGTACATCTGTGGCATCTGCAGGCATCATGATCAGTTCTCCTCTGTGTCTGGGGATGCCAATGGCGGAGCGGCAACCACTGCATCAGGCTTCTCAGTCTCGATGCCATTGCCGAGGGCGCTTAGCAGTGCCGAATCCGCGAGGAAGTGGGTGAGCAACTCTTCGGCACCGTTCTTCCCGTCCATATAGGCCAGCAGATTGGAGAGCTCCGTTCGCGCCTCGAGCAGCCTGCTAAGGCTGTCGACCTTGCGCGCCACGGCCGCCGGCGAGAAATCTTCGAGCCGCTCGAACGTCAAGTCGACAGCGAGTTGGCCTTCTCCGGTCAATAGGTTCGGCACCCGCATCACCACCCTGGGCCTCAGCGATCTGAGCCGATCATCGAAATTGTCGATATCGATCTCCATCATCTTGCGCTCCGCGACAGGGGCAAGCGGCTCGGCAGCATTGCCGGCGAGGTCGGACATCACGCCGACCACGAAGGGAAGCTGAACCTTCTTCTGAGAGCCATAGGTCTCGACGTCGTATTCGATCTGTACGCGAGGCGGACGAACCCGCGCGATGAACTTTTGACTACTCGCCTTTGTCATGTGTTCCACTCTCCTGATAGGGAAGATTGCGCACGTCACGTGCCCTCGCCGACCGCCAGACCGGCAATCGAACGGTATTGGGCAACCCCTTCTGGCGCCAACTCTTTGATAAGAGCCATGAAGTCCTTCGAGACAAGTCGCTGCGCGCGCTCCAGGAGGGCTGGCAGCGGGCTCGCGGGCTCATTCACCTGGTACCAGTGGCAAATGCGGCCAAGAATTTCGACAACGTCATCGCGGTTGCGGATCACTTCGGGGTAAGAGGCCTTGCTAGAGTCTGGCAATGGAGATGCCGGGGCTGCAGGCTGGGCCCTTTTCCGATGGGCGTCGACCAGATCCTTGGCCTGGGTGAGTAGCACTATCAGAGGGTCGAATCGAACGGCCTCGTCACTCGCGACGTGCTGCCGAACACTCGCGTCTAGATGGGTGGCGGCTGCCAGGCTGGCGTGGAGACCAGTGCTGATCTGCTCGAGCTGCAGTGGATCGGTGTCGATGAAGGCGTGCTCGATGGTCGAACGATCAATTTCCGTAGATTGGGACCGTAGCGCACCAGCCCAATCGCGGAGCGTAAAAGTCCCGAATTGCCTGGAGGAGGTGAGTGGGACTTGGCGTATTTCTGCCAAGAGCCCGGAGAGATCGCAGAGGCTCGCTAGAGCGTTGAGGCGAACGGTCTGATCTTCGTCATCTTCTGGATCCGGTCGCGGATGTAGCTCTGACCAGTAGAGCTCGACATAGGCCGCGAGCAGCTCAAGCCCCCGACTTAGACCAGAGAAGCCGAACTGACTGAGGGCGGATCGTGTGAGCAAGATGCCGACTCTTAGATCCTTAGTGCGGGCAGAAAGGTCGAGGCCAAGCCGCCACACCTCTGTCCAATCGGGAGCCTCCTCGGTGGCGATGGAGTCGCCTATCTGCTGGTGCGGCTTGCCATGCGACGCTATCTCCAGCTCCAGGAAGCTCAAATCGTAATCGAGAGCATCCCCGCATGCGTTGCCGTCGCTGATCGGTTTTAATAGATGATCTGCATCGAGCATGACCCAAATCCCAGTTTTCCCGACATAAAAGATCGTCGCGCCTCTGTTTCTCAATGTTTAGCAATGAGCAGACGCGATTGCTCATGCACAATCGACATTCGTATATGTCGTGAATGCTTGGGGCGTGAATGCCGCCGCTTCGGATCTTGACGCAGCTATGTGCTGCTCAGGCGCGAGGGACACCTTGTGAACAACAAGAAGCTCTTCCGGGTCCATCGGGAGGAGAAGCTCACGATGCGCAAGCGCCGTGGCCGGAAACGAGCGAAAGGCAAGCGTTGGTGTTGATCCCGCTGGCTGCCAATGATCGTTGGCGCGGGTTCAGGCTTCTGATGGTCGTGAGGAAAGCCGGACTCTCGTCGCCGATACTTCGCTCTCCGGCCTGCGGTCGCCTGTGGACTGGATCGGGTTGTTGAGGAGCGTGGCAAGCCAAGCACTCTGGCCTCGGCTAACTAACCCTGCAGAGTTCGCCCAGATCGGCAACCCGCGACGTGATGCAGTGCTACGCATTCGGAATGGTCTCCGCACCTAAACCCGCCGATGCCGCCGCAGATGCGCAACCCACCGCTGGAGCGAACCCCAAACTGGATAAACTTGACGGTACAAGCTCAGCCAGATTGAATTGACATCGTCGGGCAGTCGTTGCAAAGGGCAACCTGCGGAGTACCGTTGCAAACGTGAGCCTGAAGGCCTCCAACTACGAAGTCTTCGCGCGGCCGCCTCCGCGCCAGTTGCTGCATAAGGTGGATGGCGTCCTCGGCGATCGCTCTTGGGGGTGTCGGCGCGCGGACCCTCATCGAACGAGCAGCCAGCCGGCGGGTCCATCGCGCGTGCAGCGACCCGGCGTCAGTGGTAGAACGGCTCGAGCACTTCAACGGCATTATATCTCCTGCGCTCCGCCGGATCGCCGCACGAGGCATATAGGGCGACAATCTGGATGAGATCCGTATTGACCGCATGTAACGATGCTCCCCGAGATTCGCACGTTGCCTCATTCATTTTGCTCCCAGTTGGAGCGAAGGAGTGGGGTGCGGAGATGGCGGGGTTTCGCAGCGGCCGGCCTCCTTCGTGAGCGCCATTGCCGTTTTCGACGGAAGTCGAAGTTTAATAACCATCGTCGCGGTATTTACTTTTGACAATGGGTGTGATGCGGCTTTGCGTGATCTTCTAAAAAGAATCGAGTCCCGCCGCCAATCCCCCGTTCTATCGCGCACCTACCGCATCCCAACGTGACTGTCGACCCTGCTTCCATTAGTCGTGCAGGGCAACCACGCGGTCTCTCGTGCAGATCCCTGCGATTTCGAATTGACGGACACCGACCCCGTTTGACGGTCGTGGAGTGCACGCACTTAGTCACCCTAGCCGCCCGCGCACTGCAACCCCGCTGTAGCGATCCTTCTACCTCTATGCTAAAGAAAGTTTTGGA
The sequence above is drawn from the Rhizobium etli 8C-3 genome and encodes:
- the tssA gene encoding type VI secretion system protein TssA; its protein translation is MLDADHLLKPISDGNACGDALDYDLSFLELEIASHGKPHQQIGDSIATEEAPDWTEVWRLGLDLSARTKDLRVGILLTRSALSQFGFSGLSRGLELLAAYVELYWSELHPRPDPEDDEDQTVRLNALASLCDLSGLLAEIRQVPLTSSRQFGTFTLRDWAGALRSQSTEIDRSTIEHAFIDTDPLQLEQISTGLHASLAAATHLDASVRQHVASDEAVRFDPLIVLLTQAKDLVDAHRKRAQPAAPASPLPDSSKASYPEVIRNRDDVVEILGRICHWYQVNEPASPLPALLERAQRLVSKDFMALIKELAPEGVAQYRSIAGLAVGEGT
- a CDS encoding Hcp family type VI secretion system effector; its protein translation is MAFDAVIKFTQASKDGILPKGESIILKDGITLADEWSFSLENKLNIGPHTAGAGAGKAEFEVFTIKKQVDTSSPSLYVACGRGAHFNSVELKLFKATGSGQATSESNLFLHWSFNMLVVEKVEWSYAEEAPEETITFRFGACKVIYYRQDEKGALTKAGEGIWNQIANSTDFNRLVG
- the tssF gene encoding type VI secretion system baseplate subunit TssF — protein: MDPRLLRLYNDELAYMREMGAEFARAFPKVAARLGMESAEVADPYVERLLEGFAFMAARVQLKLQSRFPEFTQHLLEMVYPHFLPPLPSMTIVRFEPDQDAGRLENGYLVPRGTKLLGRLAPGAVTHCEFRTAHDVHLWPIVVSAADYFSTPGQIAALDLPARQDAKAALRLRLRTTNGMPFNKLGLEALTLHLTGPGGIGAALAEQLLGDACNIIARPVGRPIPWQEKIPVHALQQRGLEPSCALLPEVPRSFDGYRLLQEYFALAERTLFVEVSGLADAVALSTAETLEIVFALRRVEPRLERQLGPQNIVLFATPAINLFERQADLVHVSDKNTEHHVIVDRMRPLDFEVHSILEMSGDGAKNEAAPVRFYPFYSISAHGQEEQHSRYYAIRREQRLMSEHQRLNGARTGYIGSETFVSLVDRQAAPYSAELRHLSVNCLCSNRDLALLLPIGRDVTDFTLEIGAPVTATRCVSPPSRPRHSFANGDITWRLISHLSLNYLSISNSDRNDHRGAEALRELLRLYVDPVNAFASRQIDGIREIRSRPAVRRLSSGGQAAVARGIEVGIILDEAAFEGVGIFPLASVLNQFFAKYVSINSFTEMVVSTLQRGEVMRWPTMAGRRAIL
- the tssE gene encoding type VI secretion system baseplate subunit TssE — its product is MGRDVKRDLVQPSLLDRLTDDEPRSSCEAQDKRSFSVRQLEEVILRDVSWLLNTNQLGATVDLQAYPHVAASALNYGAWPLSGQIREGMDKSALREAIIESLQRFEPRLLPDTLKVTVLDDGQGCGTFRFRIEADLWAQPLPVRMVMRTEVDSELESARVHLGTEIS
- the tssB gene encoding type VI secretion system contractile sheath small subunit; protein product: MTKASSQKFIARVRPPRVQIEYDVETYGSQKKVQLPFVVGVMSDLAGNAAEPLAPVAERKMMEIDIDNFDDRLRSLRPRVVMRVPNLLTGEGQLAVDLTFERLEDFSPAAVARKVDSLSRLLEARTELSNLLAYMDGKNGAEELLTHFLADSALLSALGNGIETEKPDAVVAAPPLASPDTEEN
- the tssC gene encoding type VI secretion system contractile sheath large subunit: MMPADATDVQVATVDLGDFTRMLRFEFKIRSDHSRDLVESAVRTLAEQALQNTSLISDDVVTTIQAMIASIDQKLSAQLNEILHHENFQRVESAWRGLHHLAINTETDETLKIRVLPVSKVEMSRTLRKYKGVTWDQSPLFKKIYEDEYGQIGGEPYGCLIADYYFDHTPPDVELLSGLAQIAAASHSPLISAVSPHLLQMDSWRELANPRDITKIFLTPEHAPWRAFRESENSRYVALTLPRTLGRLPYGAKTNPVDEFAFEEDTDGGDSEKYLWTNAAYAMGVNITRSFKLYGWLSRIRGVESGGLVEGLPVHTFRSDDGGVDLKCPTEIAISDRREAELSKNGLLPLLHRKNTDLGVFIGAQTINKPVKYEDPDASANAELSARLPYIFATCRFAHYLKCMVRDKIGTFKERHEVEEWLNQWIQGYVHPSPELGSEESKAQQPLSSAEVKVEEVEDNPGYYVARFYMRPHYQLEGLTISLRLVSRLPSARKD